The Biomphalaria glabrata chromosome 6, xgBioGlab47.1, whole genome shotgun sequence genomic interval CTTTGTATTTTGTTAGTGTTTTTGTCAATGTTGTGAAATACAAGTTGGATCACATGCGTCGTAAGATTGAAATGGATGAACGTGACAATACAAGCCGATCATCTTTCAAGTGTCCCCAATGTCTGAAGGCTTACACTGATTATGAAGTAGGGGAATTGCTGGATCCATCAACAGGGGAGTTAGTCTGTACATACTGCCAAACTACAGTAATAACTTTTCTTAAAACTTTCTACTTTATCATTGTCATTTTTGGATAACTGTAACTTCTAGAACTTGAGAtataaatatcaataaatataaatattgtaaatatttacaattaaaaatagctgatattaatttgttcaaaaaacatattatttattagtttatgataaaggatgaaagaaaaacaattagatcttTTATCACCTTTTCCAAATTATGTTGAACTGTTGGTACAAGACACTGTGTTCTGCTGAGCAGTTCTCATGACATCCATCTGTTGAATTGACTTTATTTCCCATGATCAGAACTGGTTCTACAttattcactttttaaaattctttctttactttcgaGGTTGTTGAAGATGAAAGCTCAGTGCCCACACAGGATGCCCGCACATTACTTGCACGCTTCAATGAGCAGATACAACCTATTTATGACCTGCTACGTGTGTGCGAGGATGTTAGGTTGGCACCAGAAGTGCTAGAACCTGAACCAACGGACATGAAGAAACTTATCAGGTAGGTTGATTTGATTGACTTCATTCTTTTGCTTACTTTTCTTGTCAGCTTTCAGGTCATCCATCAGTTATTCCTCTTGATACAAGTATTGAGGGCAAGTTTTTCTGATAGTTCTCTTTCAACTGCCATAGTCATGCTAGAGTTGTCTCAGTTATTGGAAGAATTATTCTCAAGAAACACCCTCCACTTCGCTGTGGTCAGAACAAGTCTGGATTTtgagattataaaaaaaaaagaatgttctcATTTCTGTTTGATATTGACAACTTGATTGTAAGGAATTTTGTAAAACTGAAATAATAGAGACAAAAAAAGTGGTGAAACTTTTTGTATAGAGCTTCTCTCCCCAActcattttgtttacaatatttGTCATACCTAATTGTTTATGCTAATTAATACCTCAATGGATCCATGCAGTGTAGCTGTATTCTATTATACTGTATTAATTCTTTAAAGtctgttgtatttttttgtttaacttttacTTTTCTCTTAATAAACCTTAGACAGTTTTGTTTCTTCCTGTTGTACTTCTCTATTCATGACTCAATTCTAAAGGACATTTCATTGAAATAAGACTAGGAAGTTATTCAAAATctgattgtgttttttttttttttgttcacagtCGCAATGCGCCTACAACACAGAAGCAAGTGGATGCTGACAAGACTGTATGGAGCGGTGACTCCACTCGCAACATTGAGTTTGGTTATAGTGAAAACAGAGTGACAATTACAATGGATAATGAAAACTCCACCAAGGTGGAGAAGAAAGACCAGCCCATTTGGATGACTAAAAGCACCATTGATGGAAGTTCAGCTTTGGATTCATCTGCCATGGAGGTTAGGCAACATCATCTTTTATATTTGTTAAGTGCATTGTAGCTACATAAAAGAACTATAATAAATTTTTGGTTAAGGAAGTAGACTGTTGGTTATTTTTAAAGATCCAGCTACCTGATATTGGCAAAGATGAAGCTACTTGTTATAActtagattttggctttctaACTTTACATTGATATATGCTGTAAtgtttgtcaattttttttttccctttgattgttatatatagttcgtccatcgtggttcgatgatgaccactttgtcatccagggggctgaggactttgcactggggttttgtgcctcctcatgtggctggtgagtcctgtgtgagcccggaatgttcggctgcacactgggcaggttattccagctggagctagtgtcattggccttgcttttcttctctggcatttttcttctgccagcgttgctctcttttcctcagcaacctgtgcgccagttttcacagtgcgacgccatgatgctctgtcatgtgcctctgtctcccatgTGGCTGGgtttatgctgaacgccttcagagaaactttgagggtgtccctggagcgctttctttgaccaccttgcgagcgcttaccttcgcttagttggccatacagaATCGTTTAGGAATGcagtggtcttccattctgcagacatgTCCTGCACATcccagctgggactgcatcaggattgtgtgaatGCTTTGCACACcagctcttcgaaggacttcagtatctggtattttgtcttgccatttgccattcagtatttttcttagacatgtcatgaggaagtggttcagttccttgcatgttttctgtacactgtccacatttctgaggcatagagaaATGTAGGTAGGATGACAGCTCAATTGACTTGATTGTATTGTACTCAAGTAGTTTTGTTGAATTAGTTTAATGTTGTTTCAAGACAAATGATCATTTTCATTGTTACTTTAGCTAAAAATATCAGAACCAGAAAAACGAGGAAAAAAtgttggggcagatgatattctACAGACATTATTGGTGCATGAGCCCAAGGCAGGCCCTTCACGTTTCAACATCCCAGACTCTAGTGGAGAATCAGATAATGAGGAGCTGAAAAATGCAGATGGTAatgtaacaactttttttttttttagtttgcgtttttcaCTGTTTCTTGTATGActggatttattttttaaaatttatattcacTATTGGTTGTCTATATATTCATATTTAaggtgtatattttatattcatATCTACACTTTTATTATTGAGTTGTTTCTTTTGGGCTGGAGAGAAAGGTAAAGTTAGGAGAATGCCTAATCTgatcctagtgctattagagcatggaatgggttgcctgagcgagccaggaaaaccagtgacttggcagaatttaagtcattggttaatatgcatgactaaatgcatgacgcgtaggacgtaatcatcttcttttttgaagtaacgtctgtattatataagataagatagcaaTTGTGTACAAAGTTAGAAAAGAATGAGAAATTTATAagagttggatttttttttcttttctatttttgctCTTGAAACTAATTAGGATAATGACCAGATGTCAACAATTTTTGCTGCTCTGTAACTCAAGCCTAAGGCAGTAGTTtgtgagaaataaaaaagtggAAATAGATAAAAACATGGTTATAacttaaaatacaaatttatggGAAATTAATTTTGTCTCTTCtagaaaacattaaatattgaaaatttatttcattgaaaTCAAGATAGTCAATGAAATGCTGGAAATcagattaattaatattttttacaactttttgcTAGTAGCTAGAAATGTTTAATGTCAATTTTCATAGTAATCTGTTTCAGCCAACCATCAcaatgttagtcttgggctgtCATAGTTTAATGAAATCTTCTACCTGTATCTACTCTATTTCACTATGATTCCTCATCGATGGTGACAGTTCTTTAATTGGAAAAATGTTTTCTACTTTGaatatcagcttttttttttattgtaatgacAATTTTCTACATGAGTTCTTGGAGTTTATAAGTATTCACAAAAACCCCCCCccagaaattttttttctttattttcttaacaGATGTGGAAGAAATGGATAGTGAGGATGAGGAGGATGGTGggccaatggtcagtattggaTCTAGTCGTGTGCCTTACAATAGTGTCACCTCAGAGATGGTAGCCGCCATGACACCCTTGGAGAAGGAGGAGTATATCAGGATAGGGCAGCAGCTGTATGAGAACATGTACGACTGATTCCATTGGCTTTGACTATGACCTCATTTATCTAAGGGTGACCTCAGCATTTCTTGGTAACCTTTTTTACAAGTTCTACATTCATATTTCTGGATGTCCCTTACTAAACTTTATCAAGATACTTTGTCTCAGGGAGCTAGTGCTCATGTTTTGTACATGACAAATGTTCAAAGtattgttgatatttttttaaaaacttttcctTCAATGGAGGTATAAAGAACAATTGCAACTTTAACTTTGATGGGACAGttggaatgttttattttataagtgAAAAACTTTGAAACTTGTTGGAAGTCTATATTCTCTTGTAGCTCATTATATGCTCAAGAAATGGCCAGCATTATCATCAgcattgctgtgtgtgtgctgACTGAAAAGATAATCCTTAATGATTGTGTAAGAGGGAAGGTAACCATGTACTACTTATTGACATGTGAAGACTTTGACTTTGTTATTTATAAAGACTACGCCTGATAATATGCTCTTATGGTTGAGCTTGACTGATATTGTACACAAGTGAATATGGTACAGTAAAGTCCTGAAGACCAGATAGACCAGTGGAAGTAAATTCCAGTAAAAACAATTTAGTTCATTACAGTGATGATTATAGATAATAATGATATTGGGTTTACATTCTTGAAATACCCTATAAAGAGTGTTTGGTTTCATTCTATGTTTTACCTCACCCTTTCattaagaatttgttttttccTTAATTTCTTAGGCACTCAAATTTGTTGAGTTACTACATCAACATAAATGTGACTTAGTATATTTTTGGCATTGGAAACACTTAGAAGTAGAAATATAAATTTCTCTAacatgaagttaaaaaaaaactttcataaAAGTTTTGTGGAAAGTATATGGATACTTGTTCATTCTTTCTGGTATAGTTACATGAAACTCATAGCATTTAATATctgttaatattttttctttgaaactTTTGGTCTTTTCCAAAGCCGCTTTGACTTGTGTCAAATAATGAAAACTTTGTTGCCCACAAGTTCCAAATGATACATTCAGCTGAAGCTTCCGAAAAATTTTATGTGTTGAATTTTTGTTCCAACATTGATCTCTGTATTTAGCCAACTTAACAATTTGTCATTGGTAAAGTTCAAGTTGTACAGAAGTCTTGGAAACTTTCACTGATCTATGTAAAGTAGAGTGACTATTGCTGAACAGTTtgcagctacttttagttttcaattttttgctccataatggttagacctatggaaaaactaaaagtatctaggcattgcccaaccattttccgataaaaatagatgcattgtttagtttttcaacagatttttaaattttacagtcaaatcgactgagatatggtcagtcacaattatggaacaggattttttaagaagtcacaattgcggaacacggtacagtagtttagcagaaaatttcaaaataaagtagattttaactaatttcaacgagctgttccgcaatcatgcctgctccgcaatagtgactctactatatTAAGTCAACTTCAAATTTTGTCGTTTGTAAAGTTCAAGTTGTACACAAGTCTTGGAAACTTTCACTGATCTATGTATAGTTATGTTTATGTTGAATGATCAAATGTTGTTTGATGTCTGATTGTCTTGTAATGTTGTTAATAAATGCATTTGATTGGTCTCTTGTACTTATTTGAATTATTTGATAAGAAAATTACTGAGTGAATTTTTAGATCAGTTTGGCAGACCAAGAGATATTTATAACCAATTCAAAAACATCAAGGCAGACAGCTTATCATTACATACAAGAAATGAATgtataaaaaagagaaaagaaatgtCCAGGTCAAAAACATCTTTGaagtatttaaatatttctcttttattctcttttGAAAGGTTGTATTTCAAACCCAATGAATATACACTGACCATATGTGAGTCCAACTCAAGATTAACATAAGATCAATGTTGATGTGGCACATCAGAactaagagaaagaaaacaaaaataaaagctacaaaATCATTGGCCCTCTCTAGTTCTATAGAATCATTAGTTTGAAAATAGGCTCTCGGAATTTGAACAGAAACATTTTCTAGCATCACTGTGGACACACTTGTAGAATTTCACACCCTCACCCCCCTTTTCCCAAAATCTTCTAGCAGAATACTTGTGTTTGACAAgccttttctttctatttcccATTTCTAAATTTGTATTGGTAAAATAATGAGTCAAAAGTTTTATGTCAAACCAAACAATGCGACTAGGCCTTGTCATATTAAACTGTACAGTTTCTAATGAATCCGTACAATGAATACTACTGATACAAATAAAGATGTGGACAACAAGAACTCTAATGTTCATCAGATGAAAACACAATTTTTGTTACCATCTTTTCAACAATCACTAAGTTTTCTTGTACAATGTAATGTGTACATAAAATCACTGACTGACATGTCTCTAGAACCCAATTGAGCTTGTCACTAAGACAATCAGCTCTACTTGGTCATTAGACTAACATTAAACTAAGTCAAGTTTGATTCAACAGCAGTCACTCACAACACAATAGCACACTGGAACTGTAcatcaaaagaaaatgaaaactgGAGCCCAAGAAATTGCAATGAGCTCATTCCTTTCCCCTACAATACTGAAGTATCTGATGGTCTGTAAGGTCTTCTACCAGCCAAGGAAACTGACCTAGGCAATTTATCAATAACTAAAAAGGAATGAgaatgtacaaaaacaaaaaaaaaagcatcatatATATAAGGGGAACAAATGgacattaaacaattaattcatagaattaatatttttgaactttttctttttctagtttGAATTTAGAATAACTTCAATTATCATGATCTAGAGGATCGAGCTTAAAAAATAGTAATTCTTAACTGAGAGTTAAAATCTTAAAGCAAATTAATACATCAATCTTTTCAACTACTACCCACATAAAAGTAATAaagatttctgtttttttagcggccccccgaaAGGAAAAAATATggcattagttttgtgtggcttgTCTGTCCatctcgtttagatctcgtaaactagaaaagatagtgaaaatctgacatcacaatatttagaccaaagttctgatgcaatggctactttttcttttctgaaagagaaaaatctaattttttaaatcacttatgcaagcagttttttcataaaaatacaccacttttactattaatagtaacaaatacttgaggctctttattatgggagatgactatttaccatatttttaacacatttatgcaaacggttgtaaattttatatttgtattgttaaattatgtaagttctgttatactaagtactatatttacacacaaaagaatgtttataatttttttaatgagaaaaaatctatttagtatgcatataagtcagacataatgtaaaacaacaattaataagtgtttttaatattattggGTGAACTGCAGTACTGCGATTACTATAGAACACCTAAccaaagaaaaatgtatttcttttggatttttttttttaccgaaatgttttattgttaaGGAATAGAGAttgccctttacaaaacaattagatcaattagatatttattataagacatcagttaggtcaggttcacatctaacttcacctatcctttggtctgctggggcaccacacgagatctgttaacctttttttctccattattttctgtcatttgtctttgatagaatttcattctgataatatttaaacctgcctttttacctgcctgggtggaccacttcaggggccgattttttttttcagtttagaATTCTCTTACAAATGAAGTTTCTCAAATGAAAACTTTGAGTGGAattttgaaagaatttttttgtttctagagCAAACTTTCTCCATACACacatgacaaaaacaaaatgatttcaagataaaatgtaaaatactgACTTTTGAAAAAACCAACtgacagcaaaacaaaacatttaaattgaaCAAGCAACACCATCTTCTGGCACttaacacacagacacattcaAGTTTCTTTGAGGAACATACATCCCAATTGTAATAGAACAAAAACACTCAACAGCTTATGGTTATTAGAGAATATTGCTTCAGTACATCTGTATTTGAAAATGCaggataaataaaaatgaaatgttgtggacatacaaaaaaatattaggaCTCAGGTAAATATTGGTATGAATGACATATAATGGGGATGTTTAAAggaaaagtaacaaaaaattattatgagTTACATATCAAGTTGTCCAATATCTACTAATGTTCAAGGTTATAATTATGCACAAGAGACAAAAGTTTAAACAAACTCacatgaatattattttttttatcctaaGCAAAATAGATTTGACATTCATTACAATACACCATGTACTCAAGACAGGTGTACTCAAGACAACAAAGAAGTGATGTCCAGTTTAGTCTGGACTTATTGGTCATTCATGTTGCTGAGAGATAGTCCATATTGCACATGATCACATTGAGCTATGTACAGAATAAATAAAGGAAACTTACAAGAAGAGAAAACAACATGACAGTCCAGAAGAAATAAGAATCACTCAAAGAGTTTGGTCATTTcttgaaagaaacaaagaaatgtgAACAATGGACAAGAAGTTCTTaatgtttaataaaaacaacaactttttgaactaatttaaaatttgtgacaaaaaatatatatgtagaaaaaaaaggtaatgaaCATTTAGATATCACTTTGTAGCTGTGATCTACTAAGCAAGTTCTGCTCTTAAGGAATGAactaaatttactttttaatccAGGAACATCTAGGTAAGAGACCAAAGGGACTATTCATAGACAGAATTACATTTGATGAAATACTAAGACAGAAGTTTATACACGATTGACCTAAAATGTTTATACAAACATATCAAGACAAAATGATGATATACCAGACAGTTTGCCTAGGCCTAAAGGTTAAAATGTACATTATCTAATAGATAGTGACTAAGTCAATTATAATTCAATTCTATCTATAAGACGAATGTGTAGCACTGACATATACAAAACCACTATtccataattaaaaacaaagcattgCAATTTTGACCATGATTGTGTGAATCTGGACAAGAGCACAATTAAACTGATGAGTATAAATAGTTCCAGAAAATAACAGCATAAGTTTGGCAGATTGAAAGACTTTTAAGTCTCAACATTTGTGTAGGCTTACAGACCTTTTCTTCTCAAACATTGGTGCAGGCTTACAGACCTTTTCTTCTCAAACATTGGTGCAGGCTTACAGACCTAAGCATCTTGAACACCAagactgataaaaaaaaaggttaatggTGCGTAATGTTACTAGCACAACAAGGTAGCTAATCCAGACTAAGTACAATGTCATGAgacaatttttttgtctttgataaaatATCTTATTTTACTTTCCAGTTTTCCagttatcaaataaaaaatctcaaGATGACTAAAAAGCATGAAAAGTACAACAACAAAGACCAACATTTTTTGgcatgtatattataaaaaaaaaattacaactaatatatattctaataatagaatttaaaaaaagaataaaaaagaacaataaTCTAATGAGCCCATTGAAACACAACCATCTTTCTTATTGGTGAACAGGTTATATAAGCTAttcttaaaacaacaacaacaactataaGCTAttcttaaaacaacaacaacaactataaGCTAttcttaaaacaacaacaacaactataagctatattacttataaaaaaaaataaaaaagatattagCTCTCTAGGTTTTTACAGGCTCTATATGTAAAAGCCTAGTTATAACATGATTAAGCTGACATTACATATATTTAGCAAGGGAACCTGACCCCTACAACCAGCTATGCTCTATAATAATTAGTATTAATAAATAGCTAGgaaagttataaaataaaacaagactATAGAGAGTTGTATAACTCCTAAATATCAACTATTTCTGACAATCCAACCCTGCTGTTAAACTTTGTCTGTTACTCCCCCTACAAGAGGCTTGTGGTTGGGGGATGAGAGCTTATGCTGCACCCATTCAAGGGCATGGCAGATCCTCTTCAGGTGTCTGGAGTCAGCACCAGTTATTTTCTCAAGCTCACCATCTTTCAGCTTCAGCATCTGGTCCAGGGTAGTGACGCTGTTGTCAGTCAGTGGTTTAAAATACATTGGCAGTCCAATAGAGATCAGAAAGTTCTGGACGGAGGAGATCTGCAGGTCACAAGCCTGTTTGCAGGTCTCACTCAGAGCTTCATTCTGTAtctgaaatacaaacaaaatacttttatatcagagcattattttgtataagaaatacacaaaataccagGTACTTCAATAATATCTACATTTGTCAATGATAGATTTATGCTGTcaaagtttgaaaataaaaatgtgctgAGTCAAAATACATAATTAgcatgaaattttaaaaaatattgacgCTCAATTTAgcaatatattaatatactaATAAAAAGTGTTCAGTTTATTTTCATCTAAGCTCCTTCTCctgtaattgtatttttaaaacataatttatgCAACAAAGAATAAGTGGAATTCTATTCATCTTTCAcacataacattttagtttccaGCAAAATATCACATTTGACAGCAAGCATGCTTCAAAGACTCAATCAACTTAATATTCTCACAGTCAATACCAAAATTATTTGACACCATATTCAAAGCTCAGCTCAGACTTAAATTGCAAGCCCATTTGATCAACATATAGTGCTTACAATTTCAAGTGTAAATGGCtgcatttgaaaacaaaaatgtattttcttttacaCTAACAATTTTACAACTGTTACTATTGTTTTACTAGTTTTGGTCAAAACTAAAAAACTTTAGCTACGTAGATTACATGCTAGCCTATGAATTTATTCAATCAAACCCTCGACTatgattttgacaaatttcCACTTACACAAGGTCTACCAAGAGCCCTGAGTTGAGACTCTCTTAACTGTTCTATCACCATGGACATAGTCTCCATATCCTGACGCAGCTCTTCTGAATACCTTTGTACTAAGAGTGGGGGAATGCCACAATGACCAATCTGAAGCaaaattcatttatatatataatgagtATTTACATCTACAGTAGAAAGGAAAATATTAGAACTGGTATAAATGATAGTAAGAATTACTGAAAATTGTCATCTGTAATGAATATGTAAAGTgcatatgggggggggggtgtatatatatatttattttactacatTATACATGCTTCAAAGtttgaactatttttttcatttaagacAAGGAAACACTAAATTATTGTTCAAATTCTAGATAAGGGAGCAGTTTCTTTTACACATTGTCACGTgtcataaaaacaaatataataaaaaaccCTATGAAAACTATGAGCAAATCAAGACAGAGACATTATAAAAACAGTCTGAGCAGTAATTAATAGTTATGCTTGTCACATCCCTAGTGACACCTCGTTGTTTagaaaatgaggacattgtacctatctcaaatcaggtcagcgtacCAACActtaaatgccagaaagacgccgattaaaacttagctcaagactacagcagggaaacaaaattaacatagCTTAAATTACAAACACAGTTCCTAGTGACGcctcattgttcacaaaatgaggacattgtacctatctcaaatcaggtcagcgcaCTCACGCTTtaatgccagaaagacgccgattaaagcttagttcaaggctacagcagggaaacataattaacgtaggttaaattacaaacacaattaaaaggaaaattaaatgtaaacgggtcaaggAGTCAAGGATGGGTAAAGAAAGGTATAAAAGGCGGAGTGTTAGCTTGAGACGGAAGAGAGTGCTAGAAAGTTAGAGACTTAGTAGTcgctagtttttaaagtaaatatttactcattttattgatcatcttcactgaatcctgtatctgttttatatatctttgtacatacatttattgtttcaagtttaagttttaaataattaaaactcaagaaaacatatcagcactttattacttcattgattattaaagtgtttgaactataatcaaggcacctccgaacccacatatgtcacaagtttatagcATCAAGATCTGCCagttaaataaacataataaacacgtgacaATGCTAGCCTACAATTTAGTATTGCAGCTCTTTTTATGGTCAAAGTTATGcactatttctttttctctcattatatatatatatagacagagagagaaagagctgtTGGTCTAATTATTGCCTTCTTAAGTTGCATTTGAGCATGGAGTAGGTTCAGCTTGATTCAGCTAGGTTTGGGTGTCATTCTAGACTTAAAGACTTAGAAAGACTGATGTTAATGATGTCAGGAGCTAGAATGGCGAGAGTGAATATGTcaatttgttgatattttggtatgatagttaaAAGAATTTGTTAGCAAATTAGTTATTGGTACTTACTGTTGTACTGTAAGGTGTTTGGGTCAAGTCTATTCTCTCAGCACTCAGTTTGGTGGACACCAATGGCATTAAGGACCTTGTTGGACTTTTCAGTTGACCACTACTTTTCTCAGATTTCTCTGGAGTCTGGCTCCTTGCCCTACTGTACAGTGTAGCTATGCCTGGAGCTTCAGTGCTCTCAGATTGGCTTGACCAATCTGGCTGGGTCATGAGGGGAGGCTGAGGTTCAGTCTGAAGTGTCAAGGCCACACCCTGGGTAAGGTTAGGCTCTGCTAGTGCCAAGGTGAGTGGTGGCGGCGTTGGCTGACTTTTAGGAGCAGGAGCAGAAGGAAGTTGGGAAGGAGTAGTGGCTCTTTCCGTGAGGTGAACTATAGCATGACCAAAGGCTGGTTGAGTGTACTGCTGTTGATAATAGTAAAATGGTTGCACTCGGTTGGGGCTTGCCTTAGATAAAGAGTATCCTGATGGTGAGTTGAGGGAGTAATCAAGAAGATTGGATCCTCCACTGTGGCTACTGTCATCATGGTCAGGGCTGAGGCAAGTGGTCTGGGTGCAGGTGGAGCTGCAGGACATCTTGGAAGACTTACTGTCAGAGCGCATAGTTGTATTTACATAATGTCTGTATGGAAAACACTGTGGGCATGAGGCGTATGTGGCACATTGGATGCAAGAAGCACTTTCACATATAAAACTCTCATCACACTGTGGGCACCCAGTTAAAGGTATGCAGCCACTATACTG includes:
- the LOC106057892 gene encoding general transcription factor IIE subunit 1-like, with translation MDLDAPLTSVPEELKRLVRLIVRGFYAQEHTVVIDMLVRHPCVKEDDLAELLKFERKHLRSILNMLKIDKFLKTRMRVETDEEGRTTRHTFYFINYSVFVNVVKYKLDHMRRKIEMDERDNTSRSSFKCPQCLKAYTDYEVGELLDPSTGELVCTYCQTTVVEDESSVPTQDARTLLARFNEQIQPIYDLLRVCEDVRLAPEVLEPEPTDMKKLISRNAPTTQKQVDADKTVWSGDSTRNIEFGYSENRVTITMDNENSTKVEKKDQPIWMTKSTIDGSSALDSSAMELKISEPEKRGKNVGADDILQTLLVHEPKAGPSRFNIPDSSGESDNEELKNADDVEEMDSEDEEDGGPMVSIGSSRVPYNSVTSEMVAAMTPLEKEEYIRIGQQLYENMYD